The following are from one region of the Odontesthes bonariensis isolate fOdoBon6 chromosome 12, fOdoBon6.hap1, whole genome shotgun sequence genome:
- the LOC142396907 gene encoding ADP-ribosylation factor-like protein 4C → MGNSFSNISAFQSLHIVMLGLDSAGKTTVLYRLKFNEFVNTVPTIGFNTEKIKLSNGTAKGISCHFWDVGGQEKLRPLWKSYSRCTDGIIYVVDSVDVDRLEEAKTELHKVTKFAENQGTPLLVIANKQDLPKSLPVADIEKQLALHELTPSTTYHIQPACAIIGEGLHEGMDKLYEMIVKRRKSLKQKKKR, encoded by the coding sequence ATGGGCAACAGCTTCTCCAACATCTCTGCTTTCCAGTCTCTTCACATCGTCATGCTGGGTTTGGACTCTGCAGGGAAAACCACAGTTCTGTACAGACTCAAATTCAACGAATTCGTCAACACGGTCCCAACGATCGGTTTCAACACTGAGAAGATCAAGCTGAGTAACGGCACCGCAAAGGGCATCAGCTGTCATTTCTGGGACGTCGGGGGCCAGGAGAAGCTGAGGCCCCTGTGGAAGTCCTACAGCCGGTGCACCGACGGGATCATCTATGTCGTGGACTCGGTGGACGTCGACAGGCTGGAGGAGGCCAAAACTGAACTGCACAAAGTCACCAAGTTTGCGGAGAACCAGGGCACACCGCTGCTGGTCATCGCAAACAAGCAGGACCTGCCCAAATCTCTCCCGGTGGCGGACATTGAAAAGCAGCTGGCCCTGCACGAGCTCACCCCTTCCACCACCTACCACATCCAGCCTGCCTGTGCCATCATTGGCGAGGGGCTGCACGAGGGTATGGACAAGCTGTATGAAATGATAGTGAAGAGGAGGAAATCtctaaaacaga